From one Gossypium hirsutum isolate 1008001.06 chromosome D08, Gossypium_hirsutum_v2.1, whole genome shotgun sequence genomic stretch:
- the LOC107914333 gene encoding small acidic protein 1-like, protein MRPMPMEFVTDLDDQGSAMEVDDVDTPEIFGEGVVASDNFDDSDID, encoded by the coding sequence ATGAGGCCGATGCCGATGGAATTCGTGACGGACCTAGATGACCAAGGTTCAGCCATGGAAGTCGACGATGTTGACACACCGGAGATCTTCGGCGAAGGCGTCGTCGCTTCCGACAATTTTGATGACTCCGATATcgactaa